In one Brevibacterium sp. CBA3109 genomic region, the following are encoded:
- a CDS encoding ornithine decarboxylase — protein MTGIDSDEYSGQASFTPGPSAAGGVPRRRLDSDASASGFRSRPQKSKLERDPGMPASTWRLRSDAWEYLKFAIKRLAISGGDFSMIAADGEVWRSLRSLKTIELYWGGFGQRYVEDIAELLSNGEFDRAHDMITRAVNRLRGTTVPDVAEDEHLNEDERAEYKDRQDSRPRFEVLIVDETTEGGRDELHTDLLKLRNASDQFIYDYVIVPTADDAVVAALTNPNLLACVIRPGFTDRTRQVLSRDLRSTVALAHEGTATSPTTPMSPLNSVRRVLRLADTLAGLRPELDLYLMAGAHIESLAGALTHRFRRVFRREDQFELHLSLLRRVQHLYDTPFFTAIREHARRPAGVFHALPVSRGGSVVGSKWISDFVDFYGLNLLLAETSATSGELDSLLAPVGTIKKAQSLAARAFGAKRTYFVTNGTSTANKIVHQAVVAPDEVVMVDRNCHKSHHHALMLTGARAAYLEAYPLNDVAFYGAVPLNRIKQLLLDYRAAGRLDEVRMITLTNCTFDGIVYDPEKVMAECLAIKNDLVFLWDEAWFAFARFHPVTRKRTAMVAAEHLEDRLASDAHATAYRDQQKRLFDEETGAPASDEVWLNETLLPPPDSRIRVYATQSTHKTLTALRQGSMIHVYDQDFAYGAEEAFHEAYMTHTSTSPNYQILASLDLGRRQVEMEGFALVQKQLDLAMSLASAVSRHPLLKKTFKVLTAADLIPEQYRETERTMPLRDGLATFWNAWATDEFVVDPSRITVEISGTGVDGDTFKHEHLMDRYGIQVNKTSRNTVLFMTNIGTSRSAIAYLIEVLVKLAGKFSNPHEIEAQEALNEPAVIMPPLPDFSAFAYAYAAEVPAEDPSKQLPDGDLRTAYYAGMRRGNVEHVLPHELSRRVEAGDAPVSAGFVTPYPPGFPVLVPGQVITAEVLDFMSALDTREIHGYDPRLGYRVILPKDVLEVKG, from the coding sequence ATGACCGGCATCGACTCCGACGAATATTCGGGACAGGCATCGTTCACGCCTGGGCCGTCCGCCGCCGGAGGCGTACCGCGCAGGCGATTGGACTCTGACGCTTCGGCGAGTGGGTTCCGGTCTCGTCCGCAGAAGTCCAAACTCGAACGTGATCCGGGAATGCCGGCAAGCACGTGGCGGCTGCGATCGGATGCCTGGGAGTACCTGAAGTTTGCGATCAAACGCCTGGCCATCAGCGGTGGGGACTTCTCGATGATCGCCGCCGACGGCGAGGTCTGGCGGTCGCTGCGGTCGCTGAAGACGATCGAGCTGTACTGGGGCGGATTCGGCCAGCGCTATGTCGAGGACATCGCCGAGCTGCTCTCCAACGGTGAGTTCGATCGGGCTCATGACATGATCACGCGTGCAGTCAACCGTCTGCGCGGGACCACGGTTCCTGATGTCGCCGAGGATGAGCACCTCAACGAGGATGAGCGCGCCGAATACAAGGACCGGCAGGATTCCCGCCCTCGTTTCGAGGTCCTCATCGTCGATGAGACCACCGAGGGCGGCCGCGATGAGCTGCACACCGACCTGCTCAAGCTGCGCAATGCCTCCGACCAGTTCATCTACGACTACGTCATCGTCCCGACCGCAGATGATGCGGTCGTCGCAGCATTGACGAACCCGAACCTGCTGGCCTGCGTCATCCGCCCCGGGTTCACCGACCGGACCCGACAGGTGCTCAGCCGGGACCTGCGCAGCACGGTCGCGCTCGCCCACGAGGGCACGGCGACCTCCCCGACGACCCCGATGAGCCCGCTCAACTCGGTTCGTCGTGTGCTGCGACTGGCCGACACGCTGGCCGGTCTGCGCCCGGAGCTCGACCTCTACCTCATGGCCGGCGCCCACATCGAGAGTCTCGCCGGTGCACTGACTCATCGGTTCCGCCGCGTCTTCCGTCGTGAGGACCAGTTCGAACTGCACCTGTCGCTGCTGCGCCGGGTCCAGCATCTCTACGACACGCCGTTCTTCACCGCCATCCGGGAACATGCGCGTCGTCCTGCAGGTGTGTTCCACGCCCTGCCGGTCTCCCGCGGAGGTTCGGTCGTGGGCTCGAAGTGGATCAGCGACTTCGTCGACTTCTACGGGCTCAACCTGCTGCTCGCAGAGACCAGCGCCACCTCGGGTGAGCTGGACTCGCTGCTCGCACCGGTCGGGACCATCAAGAAGGCCCAGTCCCTGGCTGCCCGAGCCTTCGGTGCGAAGCGGACCTACTTCGTGACGAACGGAACGTCGACGGCGAACAAGATCGTCCACCAGGCCGTCGTGGCACCAGATGAGGTCGTCATGGTCGACCGCAACTGCCATAAATCGCACCACCATGCGCTCATGCTCACAGGCGCCAGAGCCGCATACCTGGAGGCGTACCCGCTCAATGACGTCGCCTTCTACGGTGCCGTGCCGCTCAACCGGATCAAGCAGCTCCTGCTGGACTATCGGGCCGCCGGCCGCCTCGACGAGGTGCGGATGATCACCCTGACAAACTGCACCTTCGACGGCATCGTCTACGATCCGGAGAAGGTCATGGCCGAGTGCCTGGCGATCAAGAACGATCTCGTCTTCCTCTGGGACGAAGCCTGGTTCGCCTTCGCCCGCTTCCACCCGGTCACCCGCAAGCGCACCGCCATGGTCGCGGCCGAACACCTTGAGGACCGGCTGGCCTCGGACGCCCACGCCACGGCGTACCGGGACCAGCAGAAGCGTCTCTTCGATGAGGAGACCGGTGCGCCGGCATCCGACGAGGTGTGGCTGAATGAGACGCTGCTGCCGCCGCCGGATTCGCGGATCCGCGTGTATGCGACCCAGTCGACGCACAAGACTCTGACCGCTCTGCGGCAGGGATCGATGATCCACGTCTACGATCAGGACTTCGCTTACGGCGCCGAAGAGGCATTCCACGAGGCCTACATGACGCATACCTCGACCTCACCGAACTATCAGATCCTCGCTTCCTTGGACCTGGGGCGCAGGCAGGTCGAGATGGAAGGGTTCGCGCTCGTCCAGAAGCAGCTTGACCTGGCGATGAGCCTGGCTTCCGCGGTTTCGCGTCACCCGCTGCTGAAGAAGACCTTCAAGGTGCTCACTGCTGCCGATCTCATTCCCGAGCAGTATCGCGAGACCGAACGGACGATGCCTTTGCGTGACGGCTTGGCAACCTTCTGGAATGCGTGGGCGACGGACGAATTCGTCGTCGATCCCAGCCGCATCACCGTCGAGATCAGCGGCACCGGAGTCGATGGGGACACGTTCAAGCACGAACACCTCATGGATCGCTACGGCATCCAGGTCAACAAGACGAGCCGCAACACGGTGCTGTTCATGACGAACATCGGCACCTCGCGTTCGGCCATCGCCTACCTCATCGAGGTCCTCGTCAAGCTCGCCGGGAAGTTCAGCAACCCACACGAGATCGAGGCCCAGGAGGCATTGAACGAGCCGGCGGTCATCATGCCGCCGCTGCCCGACTTCAGCGCATTCGCTTATGCCTATGCCGCCGAGGTGCCGGCTGAGGATCCGTCGAAGCAGCTGCCTGACGGTGACCTGCGCACGGCCTACTACGCCGGGATGCGCCGCGGCAACGTCGAGCATGTTCTGCCGCATGAGTTGAGCCGCCGCGTCGAAGCCGGTGATGCGCCGGTCTCCGCCGGATTCGTCACCCCCTACCCGCCGGGGTTCCCGGTGCTGGTGCCCGGGCAGGTCATCACCGCCGAGGTGCTCGACTTCATGTCCGCACTCGACACCAGAGAGATCCACGGCTACGACCCGCGTCTGGGCTACCGGGTCATCCTCCCCAAGGATGTGCTCGAGGTGAAGGGCTGA